Genomic segment of Vanacampus margaritifer isolate UIUO_Vmar chromosome 13, RoL_Vmar_1.0, whole genome shotgun sequence:
TATTGATACAAGGCCCGACAGCGGGGCCCCTGAGGGCGAGGCTGAGGTTTAGGAGCAGGAGGGGGCCGCTGACCAATGCTCTGCTTCCTTTGTTTCCTGTGATAGTACGAGAGAGGCACATGACTCACTGCAACAACGTGTCATTTTGTAGTACGCCTTCTCACCCTGACATGCCCCCGTCGGGCACATTAAGGAAGTCCATGTTTCCCTGGTTACTGTGGTTGTGGGTTGGGATCCTGGGAGCTCTCTGAGATCCCAGTTTGGGCAGCGCCGTTTGAGGAGGTCTGTTTTGTTTATGCGTTGAGGAATACATAATATCCGATTGTTTGGGTCCTCTGGAGAATTGGGTCGCTCCATTTTGGTGTGCTGTGGAAAAGCGGAATAGGTGCATGATTAATCTCCCAAACAACAGATaactacagtatgtacagtggtgccttgatttATGAGTTTATTTAGTACTGTGACAATGATCATAATTCAGAACTCTCCTATCTCAAATAATCTTtctctattgaaatgaatagaaatgttaATTCATTCTagccccagaaaaaaaaaacacccacaaaaatcttgtaacacattttaataaaataaatagcacTTTGCAGCATTGGTTCCTAACCTCggttacaccaaaaaaaaacattgcatgaaaaattctgattaatattgcgtgtGCGGAATATGGATTAAGCTGTAGacctgtttttgtccatctcagggggcggccattttgccacttgctctcgactgaaaaggacatcacagtgcctgagGGCTCAGCTTCatacgtcacatgaccaaacccagaatacaggtgagccatgatgtTCTTATGATAAAGTTTTTATGATGGTAAAAGTTTGACCCAGGAAAGGTTTATTTGTCTTAcctatggattaaaaaaaaaaagcaaatcgcAACAAGCTGCAAGTTGAACAGCGTCACGGAATAGATTGAGTTTGGCCTTGGCCTTAGAGGTtcactgttaaaaacaaaaaataagtagTATTTACTTGgagttttttgtacatttttaccagtttatataaaaaaaactactcaagggttgaggaacaaacccacaaccctCAAGTtggaagacagccactctactaCCTGAGCCATGCTGCTCTttctgtgtgttagtatattgatggtgtcaggtggaatccttgtACCTTTAAGAGACCAGTTTTTGGTCTcgttttggacacaccagcaatgcagcAACAACaagggtggcatggctcaggtggtagagtggctgtctcccaagctgaaggttatGAGTTCGTTACTCAATGATTgagtaagttaaaaaaaaataaactggtaaaatgtacttaaaactttccttgtaaaatttacttagaatttctgagtgaaaaaacttaACTGGgtttttcaattaaatattactttttttccctcctttcttttttcattaTATGCTAAATTGAAGTGGGGCTTTACCTTTGTTGGCTCTGTGATTTTGCCCTCTACCATGTGGCTGTTGAGCACCATTCCTTGTTGGTTCTgatgaaacaaatatttaatgtttttattggtATTATTTTGCCAttatttatgtacagtacactTACTGGAAGACTTGTCTAGCCCATTCCCTATTGTGATGGTGAGAGTCTTTCCTGTAGCCTTGAGCTGGGCCTGGTCCCCTATTCCATTCTGGAACATCACCACCCTGGAGCCCCCTCCACCCCAGCCTTCTTTCTTCACTCTGAACTCTAGTCTGTTTGAGGAGCAAGCGGAGTTCATGTATGCGTTTTTTTGCACGTAAAACAAATCATAGTGTGTTTTCTCTGCACCTGTCAGTGAAGGATATAGCAAGCTTTCTCCTGGTCACGTCCTCATAGCGTTTGGACAACAAGCTGAGGAACTCTGTTTTAAAATTGGACTCCAGCAGACTGTCGTATTGTGTCTCATGCAGAATAAAAAAGTCATCCTGTCTCGTACTGAAAACAAACACGTATGCCATTGGAATTTCATTGTTAAAAGCAATGACAGAATTATAATGTATATCAACAATACAGTGCACATGTTATTTCTATGGCAGCGctacttataataataataataataatctaactTGTCTATAAAAACAATGCATAGAGTGAAACACCTACAAAGGAACTCCGGAACCCTGGCAGGGAAATTGATTTcacttttcaatttattttaatttagaatCAATTCATAACACTTTCAAAGGAAATGTTTTAAAGTCAATTTAAAGATTTGTAACTGCctttcaaatgtaaaaagaaggtaatcgtacaattttaaaataatacaacatgtactCAATCATCCATccgttattcatttttttagtaatgctTGGGTATACACACATGCTGGTTGATAACTAATTGCAGGGTACatagagatgaacaaccattcacactaattttcacaaataatgaaaatatagaaTCGCCAGTGAACCTAACATAGATGCTTTTGGAAGGTTCAAAGCAACTTTTGTTGAATTTGAGTCAAATTCTGCAatggttgggtcaaaaataacccaaattgggtaaaaaatggaccaacccaactttttgagttattaaacaaattaatttaataaaattattaaattaaaaaaatctatatttttttaaaaatccacaaAGCAGCctattttttgcttgttttgtgggttattcatttgacccaactttttgggttgattaAATATCCCAactgaattgggtcaaaaatgaactgacccaaattttggggttaattgaataacccaaaaagttgagttggtccccttttgactcaatttgggttatttttgccccaactgtttttagagtgtgagcTGTCTTTAAAGACATCAGCAACGTCTCTCTCTACCTGAGTGAGATGCAATTTATGCTCCCAAACTCCAGCTTTCGTTTCAGCACTTCCTTTATTTGCCCTTTCTCCGGACCTTTCTTCACTTTCTCTCGACCAATCAGATAGATGCCCTTGGGTGTCAAAATCAAGTCTCTCTTGATGGACTGGGTTGTGAGAAAAATTAGCACAGTCAGAGAGAAAAGACTCTTCCTGCTGGGAAGTGTAGTATCAGGTAACTGCTTGTATTTCCTAATATTTGGAGAGACTGTGATATTGGCTACATTTAATTGCCAAAATTCACCTTGAATCTTCGATCAAACTTGTTGACAGAGTCTGCAAAGTCAACCCGCTCCCTCTTCGCCAGGAACTGTCTCAGCTCAGGCCTCTGCTCCAGACCCAGGTAGTCGCCCACAAAGTTTCGGTTGATACTGTTTTTCCTCCGCTCTTTTGAGTTGTACAGTATGTCTGAAGCTGTTATACCAGGATAGACAAAGAGTATGTTCATGTGTTGAACAGTCCCCACACAATGTTTGGAAACTTACCCTCTTCTCTCATCTGCTCATACTTCTTTTTGGCGATGTATCTTCTATAGGCCTTCTGAATAGTCCTtgcaaaagtgtcaaattttcTCTCCCTCATCTCCTCAAGAAGAAATAGCTAAGGAGAACACATTGTACAAGTTCATCATACCAtggtttctttaaaataatttcaccGTCTTCTAACACAGACGGGAAGTACTGCGAACATGTCACTACAAATTCTTAAAATCCATTTCAACAATATTTCTTATTACCGATTCTGGGTTTTTAACAAAGACCTTGGTACGGCCCATCTGGTATTGGTCATTATCCATGTTAACAGACCGGAGCAGGTGAAGGACCCCTTGCTGCTCTGGACCTCTCCAGCGTGGCCATGTCTCATCAGTCAGGATGGCGTACCTGGACACACAAACATCCAGTATTACATGCAGTAGAAGTCAAACTGGgagtgtgttgtgtttttgtatgcACATTATTAAAATTCTGTATTATCAATTATACTGTAGACACTTTCCAAACAATCGGTACAGGTCAGTTAAAATCAAATCACAACAATAAATCTTGAGCTGACTGCCAACTccaatgaaggaaaaaaaaggtaatgtgaagttaaaaaacaaaacaaaaacaaaaaactacagaCCATTATGCagcgtttttcttctttctttgaaaaataagtcacatcagaaatgttctttacaataatatgttctatgcgcctccactagtctaaacacggtattctgattaatattgtgtttgtggaatatgaatgaagcagcaaaatccacccatttttatccatctcagtgggcggccattttgctattgactgaaaatggcatcacagttgctcagggctcagaccaatcatggctcacctattgtctgagtttgttcatgggacattcacaagctgagctgtgattggttggccctgagcaactgtgttgtcatttttagttgacagcaagtgacaaaatggccgcccccggaatggataatttttttttgtttttgttgcttaattcataatccacaaacacaatattaatcaaaatgccgtgtttagactagtgcggCACCActaggaaaaaatataaaaaatatgggACTTGACATCCCCTAGATTGGGAGCCAAATAGCGGTACAGTACAAATATGTTATTTTGGGTTGCTTTGCGCACTGAACTGAACTGGTCTAAAGTGGCTTTTTCAGACCTTTGCAGGAATTTAGTGAAGACTCTGCGGTATGCAAATCCAGCCCTCCGAACGCGGATGTTTTCTCGTAGTCCGAGGTATTCCACCTGATGTTTAACCCTGAAAATGTATAgcaaacgcatttaaaaaagaaaaaagaaaaaagaaaaaaaagttaggtttgtgtgtgcgtgtgtgaccaGGCGATGACGCTAACCTGCTTTCCTCCCAGTCTTTGGGTCGTTTTGTCTCATTGGGTTTTATACAGCGAATGTAATGAGGCGTACACTTCATAAGCGTGCTCACCAGGTTATTCGCTTGTTTCTGCGTAAAGAGTCAAATAACAGaccttgacaaaaatatgattACTCCTCATCTTCGGTTGGAAGATGTGTTCCCACCTTGATTTTGGATCCTGCTGTAGTTGGCCTACTTTTCTTGTCTGTGTTGAGCTTTTCAGGGAACAAATAGCGGATGAAGTCACTGTTGAGGTCGGAAACAAtattcatgacattttttgacCAAACTGTATGTTGCCATGAAGTGAGTGTGGCTACTGTATATTGGTGGAAGAGACTCACTGATGACTGCTTTGCATGAGCTCAATAAGGTCAGGGAAAAGCACGTCACGGTTTCTCTCACAGAAACCGTTGATATCATAAGACACCTGAGGCAACAAGAGAGACTTTAACAGTTTAACATTTGCAAATCATTTGAttctttaaaataactaatattaaagaaaaatattatgaGGTCGTCAGTTGGTGACGGAGTTGTGTTCCTACTGTGGCGTCGgcctggcttcaggcagtaggcagttttaaaatgataattgtaataaatatttgtatgaaaacacTTCGAGGCCTTAACTAAACTATCAAATGTAAAACAAGTACAGTTTTTTTGTGCCACTCCTTTTCAAACATGGTGGTGGTCTGCACAGTACTGAATGCCATTTTAGTTTAAATGTGTAATATTTGCTAACAAACATTCTGACACCTTCCTAACTTTCTCTTCATTTGTGCTTGATGGCTTGCTTCATCCTTTGCACAGCTGTCACTGGTCAGTACCACACCAC
This window contains:
- the myo1f gene encoding unconventional myosin-If isoform X3, with translation MCYYQFTSCCVSGESGAGKTVAAKYIMGYISKVSGGGSKVQHVKDIILQSNPLLEAFGNAKTVRNNNSSRFGKYFEIQFSRGGEPDGGKISNFLLEKSRVVSQNDSERNFHIYYQLIEGANAQQKEALGIMTPDYYFYLNQSGTYKVDGTNDSKDFHETMEAMQVIGIPGDIRAQVLQIVAGILHLGNISFIEAGNYGQVESIDLLSFPAYLLAVDPNRLQEKLTSRKMDSKWGGKSESINVTLNQEQANYTRDALAKALYARVFDYLVEAINKAIQKPHEEFSIGVLDIYGFEIFQRNGFEQFCINFVNEKLQQIFIELTLKAEQEEYVQEGIKWTPIQYFNNKIVCDLIENKLNPPGVMSVLDDVCATMHAKGEGADGTLLQKLQAAVGTHEHFNSWNSGFVIHHYAGKVSYDINGFCERNRDVLFPDLIELMQSSHHDFIRYLFPEKLNTDKKSRPTTAGSKIKKQANNLVSTLMKCTPHYIRCIKPNETKRPKDWEESRVKHQVEYLGLRENIRVRRAGFAYRRVFTKFLQRYAILTDETWPRWRGPEQQGVLHLLRSVNMDNDQYQMGRTKVFVKNPESLFLLEEMRERKFDTFARTIQKAYRRYIAKKKYEQMREEASDILYNSKERRKNSINRNFVGDYLGLEQRPELRQFLAKRERVDFADSVNKFDRRFKSIKRDLILTPKGIYLIGREKVKKGPEKGQIKEVLKRKLEFGSINCISLSTRQDDFFILHETQYDSLLESNFKTEFLSLLSKRYEDVTRRKLAISFTDRLEFRVKKEGWGGGGSRVVMFQNGIGDQAQLKATGKTLTITIGNGLDKSSKPTRNGAQQPHGRGQNHRANKAHQNGATQFSRGPKQSDIMYSSTHKQNRPPQTALPKLGSQRAPRIPTHNHSNQGNMDFLNVPDGGMSGKQRKQSIGQRPPPAPKPQPRPQGPRCRALYQYIGQDTDEISFEFNDVFDLVKEDPSGWWTGRIRGKEGLFPGNYVEKI